Genomic DNA from Macadamia integrifolia cultivar HAES 741 chromosome 6, SCU_Mint_v3, whole genome shotgun sequence:
CTCGACATTCTCGAAGTAAAGCTATGTAGTTCTCTCTCCGACCTCATACATGTGAGAACCTCTTGCACTGCATACAATCTTTCTTCTgtcctaaaaggaaaaaaaaaaaaaacacagttcGACTCACAAACAAATGAACCGATCCTTTGAATCCTAACCTTCCCATCGCAAATCCCCATGTGGAACTAAAATCTACAACTTTGTGACACTTAGTGATAAACTGATAATGATAAAaaccctctatatatatatttaaataataaaagcaaaatgtatatatatataaatatttaaataataaaagcaAAATGGACTAAAAGTGTTTCCAGGAAACAGAAAGAAAAGGATTACAAGAGGAAGAAACTAAAACACCAAACACAAAATATTAATTCACACATAAACAATTCTACTATCTGCTGCAGGTGTACACCCCATTGAAGCCTGAATCACCATGAATTGGCATTCCTAGTCTATCCAATCGGCCTGAGCCTGGGTATGCTTTGCTCTTAAAGTTTGCATGTAGTGCTGATGCCCTTTGGGCACTTGACCTTGTATCCCCGAACCCTTGAACAGAAAACCTCTTAGTTGAACTTGATTTGTCAAACTCAGGTCTCTGTTTCGGAGCACTCTGAGACCTTATTACCTTAGCCTTTGATGATTCCGTGTTGGCCATGTAATTGGGGTAATCAGAGTACCCACTGAAGAAGCTTCGGGAGTCCGAGTACCCACTGAAGTAGCTTCGAGAGCATTCACTCTTTGTTGGCGTGATGGCCCTTCCACTGGCACTGCCAGGCCTCAATGTTGCAGAGAAATACTGTGGGCTGTTACTGGCTGTGCAAAATGCTGCATCATCTACCTCGTGATTGAATTTAAGAGGGCTCAATGACTGGACTTCACCAGAAGATGAGCTTTGAGTAGACAATTGAGCTGTTGTCGACTCCCTTGAAGGGGAGGCCAATGTAGAAAAGCCATGACTGTTCTGATCTGAAGTAGTAGCATACTTGGAAAACTGACATACATTAATCTTTCGTTTTGAGTTCAAGTGGGGCTTCCCAGAATCAATTTCCAGGATTTTGTCACTTTTTTCATCATCAGTAGACATGGTTTTGACAGAAGTTTCCCGATGACAACGGTCCACTGAGCATTTATCCATCCAATGGTCATAACGATTCTTAGCACACTGCATCCTGTCCACATTAATGTCACCCCTGATATTTGATCTGCTTGAACTGTTTCTCTGCTCATAGATGGTTGCGTTATGTGAGGGATGTGCTAAACATGTAAGAACTTTGTAATCATAATGAAACGGAAATAATTTGGTTGAGCTTTCGCTAAAGTGTAGGATTATAGTTTCCACAtttaagtttcattttttttctgggagagagggggggggggtagtcACTTACACAAGTACATACCTTAAGGGATGAGGACCAATCATTTCTGGCACTGTTAGCACGTATTGAGTGTTCATGTTTTTCAGGGGTTGCTGGGCCCTGCAAGAAAATGATATAAGAAAAATTTTCCCCAGTGACAGTTATATATAATAGTGGTGACAATTCCCATTCCAACCAGCCTGAACCACTTGATATTTTATAGGCTTTAGGATTAAGCATATTTCCCATCCCAACCTGGATCAACTCATACTGAGCTTGATGCAAACCCAAgttcattttttccttaaataaaAGAACCATAAAAACAGGACCACTGGTCTCCAAGGTCTGAGGCAGGGTAATTCTGAACTAACTTAATGTAGGGCAGGGTCAGGGAACCAAATCTCAGCCAACCCATTTAATTGGGCCAAAATTTTCTAagataaaaaacacaaacaGAAAGCTTGTAAAGTCTTCCAAAAAGTAGTGATTGCATCATTGTATTACTTTCTTTTGCTTTGTAAACTATAAAATTATGGGTAAATGTTAAATCAATTGGATATGATTGTTTCAATCCATTTGAACTTAAATTCATGCTGAGGATCATTCATCTACGGATAGAATGGTTTTTTCCTCCAACCATTTTACTGATTCAACATAAGATGGTTGATCATTAAGACAGTAATTGTACCCAAAAGAATCACAATTATCAAATTAATGAAAGATGGCAATAAGGAAGCACTGAAAGAGTTCCAACTTAGTCTTACAGGATTATGTGACGGCAGGTGCTTGCTGTAAGGATACCGCGATTCTGAAATGTGGATACGACCTGCCCGAGCTCTAGCCTGAGCTCTCACCAATGCCTGTAAACACCGTAGATTCTCCACCAACCCTTTTCTCACAATGTGGCCCCTCACCAATGCTTGAAGTCTAACCAAACCCTTCAGTGCCCTCAAAGCTCTCCTTGCCTATCAAACAAtgcccaaaattcaaatcaactTCTTTTCGagtcaaaaccaaaattcaaAGTCAGTTATGCCATTCTTTCCTCTcagaatgaaaaaaacaaaaagaaccaaAACACAGAATCATCACACCTTTCCTGTGGTACCAAAAACGCAAGCAACTTGAAAAAAGAAGCTTTGCAGTCTACGACTTTATGGTACAGTTACACCAAGTCACCAACtaacatgaatgaaatttttgaaaagcaagaaagaaGGCGCGATTGAGGGAAAATCATTTCCCGCTCCCTGACATTGTAATACAACGACAATAACACCTCACTCCCCGATCTCAGCCTCTCAGTCTCAGACCAGAAAAGATGAAGCTGAAGCCGAAGCCGAAGCATTAATGGTGATGTGTACTGAGTTCCTTAGCTGGTGGACCGGGTCAACTGGGAAGTACAACACGGAAAGACAAGAGATAACTCGATTCTGAAAGCCAATTGGGAGGGGACCAAATAAATGCCGTTTCAGATTTTCAGGTTCCGGTGGGTGTGAATTTTGCGATTATCTGATCAGAGAAAACTACTAATCCCATACCCTACTGAAACCGCTTTATTTAGTTACAACAAACGAAACAGCCAAAAATGAAAGGATTACTATGAGAATATCGCCCAAACTTTCAGGTTCCTGTAACCTTTTTGTGAAGCGTTACCATCTCCACAGTATTAAATATCACATCTACCAAACTCACGCGGAATAATGAATGCTAAAATGTTCTAAGAAGGTAAAGAAATTGGAGCTCAATACGTCACGAGAAAGTAGAAACCCATTCAAGGAAAGAGGGCggcttattattattattactttccaaaaaaacgaaagaaaaaggTGAAATGGCTATGGATTTCGGAAAACTCAACTCCACTATCATCACCAGAACCTgtggggaaagaaagaaacccaaaCTCCATCGATCTAATtttaattcttcatcttctagatCCATTTTACAGAAACCAAATGAATTAGTCCAGAAACCAGTAGAAGTGTTATGAATTGCAGAGAGATAATTTACTATTAGTGAGGAAGAAGAGAGTAATGACTAACCAAATAGCCTCGGAACGCAGCTTGTATCTTAACAGTGGCCCAATCTTCTCGCTTCCCAACACTCCCGTTGGGGCAGCGGCCACTACTGCTGGTCAACCTGACCACCGCGGCAGCCGCTTGAGCCGCCTCAACCGCAGCTTCCGCCACTGCAGCAGTGGCCGCAGCAACTGCAATCGCATGCTTGTTCTGGTCCTGAACTGATCCGGCGTCGTAGGAACATGGATACGAAGACGATTCTTCTCTGTAACAACCCCTCCTATCAATATCATCCTCTTTCACCTGCACATGCGAAGAAGGTATCGTCGTAGTCCTGTCCTTTTCCCTGTCCTTGAAAGATCTGACGAagctccatctcttcttcttctccttcacagGCTTCGCATCTTGCGACGGCGACGGCGACGGCGACGGCGAAGCTTCCTTCTTCCCGCCCAAGAACCCTCTAAACCACCTAGCTGTTTTCCCCATTTCTTACAATTTGAAAAACACAAGTGGTTTTGGAAAACGGTTTCGACTTCGCGTTAACGGCGCCATTACAGAGAGGTGTGTGTGAGCTGTGGGAGTGACAGAGATGAAATGCCCAGAGAGAAAGatgtgggggagggggagatagGGAAT
This window encodes:
- the LOC122081119 gene encoding protein IQ-DOMAIN 22-like; translation: MGKTARWFRGFLGGKKEASPSPSPSPSQDAKPVKEKKKRWSFVRSFKDREKDRTTTIPSSHVQVKEDDIDRRGCYREESSSYPCSYDAGSVQDQNKHAIAVAAATAAVAEAAVEAAQAAAAVVRLTSSSGRCPNGSVGKREDWATVKIQAAFRGYLARRALRALKGLVRLQALVRGHIVRKGLVENLRCLQALVRAQARARAGRIHISESRYPYSKHLPSHNPGPATPEKHEHSIRANSARNDWSSSLKRNSSSRSNIRGDINVDRMQCAKNRYDHWMDKCSVDRCHRETSVKTMSTDDEKSDKILEIDSGKPHLNSKRKINVCQFSKYATTSDQNSHGFSTLASPSRESTTAQLSTQSSSSGEVQSLSPLKFNHEVDDAAFCTASNSPQYFSATLRPGSASGRAITPTKSECSRSYFSGYSDSRSFFSGYSDYPNYMANTESSKAKVIRSQSAPKQRPEFDKSSSTKRFSVQGFGDTRSSAQRASALHANFKSKAYPGSGRLDRLGMPIHGDSGFNGVYTCSR